From one Nothobranchius furzeri strain GRZ-AD chromosome 2, NfurGRZ-RIMD1, whole genome shotgun sequence genomic stretch:
- the LOC107372936 gene encoding uncharacterized protein isoform X2, translating into MVLIRKRLECLLRVRDEVLPQVEEFKFLGVLFTSEENLEREIDRWIGAASAVMRALYQSVMVKRELSQKAKHSIYRSIYIPTLTYGHELWVVTERTRLRIQEAEISFLCRVAGLSLRDGVRISVIREGLGVDPLLLLIERSQLRCLWHLVRMPPALLPGEVFQAHPTGRRPKGRPRTRLRDYVSHLARERLGISPVELVQVAGEREVWALGLLN; encoded by the coding sequence atggtcttgattcggaaaaggttagaatgccttcttcgggtcagggatgaggtcctgccccaagtggaggagtttaagtttctcggggtcttgttcacgagtgaggaaaacctggagcgtgagatagataggtggattggtgctgcatctgcagtgatgcgggcgttgtaccagtctgtcatggtgaagagagagctgagtcagaaggcgaagcactcaatttaccggtctatctacattcctaccctcacctatggtcatgagctttgggtagtgaccgaaagaacaagattgcgaatacaagaggccgaaattagttttctctgcagagtggctgggctctccctcagagatggggtgagaatctcggtcatccgggaggggcttggagtagacccgctgctcctcctcatcgagaggagccagttgaggtgtctctggcatctggtcaggatgcctcccgcactcctccctggtgaagttttccaggcacatccaactgggaggaggcctaaaggtagacccaggacacgtttgagggactatgtctctcacctggccagagaacgccttgggatttccccggtggAGCTggttcaagtggctggggagagggaagtctgggccttagggctgctcaattaa
- the LOC107372936 gene encoding zinc finger protein 595 isoform X1: MEGEHLHLNKETDAARFQSFSHKTHLSKHTRVHTKQKHFSCEQCGKRFSGKSTLNRHMGVHTGQKPFPCDLCGKRFSEKSTLNRHIGVHTGQKPFACELCGKRFGLKAHLNSHMSVHTGQKPFPCDLCGKRFSLKSTLNSHMSIHTGQKPFACELCEKRFSQKSTLNSHMSIHTGQKPFACELCEKRFSRKTHLNSHMRVHTGQKSFACELCEKRFSQKTHLNSHMSVHTGQKSYSCDLCGKIFSGKSTLNIHMSFHTGHKPLTCDLCGKIFSQKSTLNRHMGVHTGQKPFACELCGKSFSLKAPLNSHMSVHTRQKPFACELCEKRFSRMSNLNSHMSVHTGQKPCACELCGKRFSQKSTLNSHMSVHTGQKPFACELCEKSFSRMSTLNRHMRVHTGQKPFACELCEKRFSRMSTLKSHMRFHTGQKPFA, from the coding sequence atggagggagagcatctccatttgaataaggagactgatgctgccaggtttcaatCCTTTAGCCATAAAACACATTTAAGCAAACACACAAGAGTCCACACAAAGCAGAAACATTTTTCCTGTGAGcaatgtggaaaaagatttagcggaAAGTCAACTCTAAACAGACACAtgggagtccacacaggacagaagccttttccgtgtgacctctgtggaaaaagatttagcgaaaagtcaactttaaacagacacataggagtccacacaggacagaagcctttcgcctgtgagctctgtggaaagagaTTTGGCCTAAAGGCCCATTTAAatagtcacatgagtgtccacacaggacagaagccttttccatgtgacctctgtggaaaaagatttagcctaaagtcaactttaaatagtcacatgagtatccacacaggacagaagccttttgcttgtgagctctgtgaaaagagatttagccaaaagtcaactttaaatagtcacatgagtatccacacaggacagaagccttttgcttgtgagctctgtgaaaagagatttagccgaaagacccatttaaacagtcacatgagagtccacacagggcagaagtcttttgcttgtgagctctgtgaaaagagATTTAGCCAGAAGACCCATTTAAatagtcacatgagtgtccacacaggacagaagtctTATTCTTGTGATCTCTGTGGAAAAATATTTAGCGGAAAGTCAACTCTAAACATTCACATGAGTTTCCACACAGGACACAAGCCTTTAACGTGTGACCTCTGTGGAAAAATATTTAgccaaaagtcaactttaaacagacacatgggagtccacacaggacagaagcctttcgcctgtgagctctgtggaaagagTTTTAGCCTGAAGGCCCCTTTAAatagtcacatgagtgtccacacaagacagaagccttttgcttgtgagctctgtgaaaagagATTTAGCCGAATGTCAAATTTAAatagtcacatgagtgtccacacaggacagaagccttgtgcttgtgagctctgtggaaagagatttagccaaaagtcaactttaaatagtcacatgagtgtccacacaggacagaagccttttgcttgtgagctctgtgaaaagagTTTTAGCCGAAtgtcaactttaaacagacacatgagagtccacacaggacagaagccttttgcttgtgagctctgtgaaaagagATTTAGCCGAATGTCAACTTTAAAAAGTCACATGAgattccacacaggacagaagccttttgcttga